One genomic region from Zonotrichia leucophrys gambelii isolate GWCS_2022_RI chromosome 26, RI_Zleu_2.0, whole genome shotgun sequence encodes:
- the LRRN2 gene encoding leucine-rich repeat neuronal protein 2, translating into MRGLQPSCLLLLLLLLCALAASAMPTVPWRVACPPRCVCQIRPWYTPRSAYREAATVDCNDLFITSVPAELPEGTQTLLLQSNNIARLEQGELGYLRNLSELDLSQNSFSDVWDFGLRNMPQLLSLHLEENQLSHLPDSSFPGLGNLQELYLNHNRLRSIAPRAFAGLGSLLRLHLNSNLLRTLDGRWFQMLPSLEILMVGGNKVDAILDMNFRPLGNLRSLVLAGMQLREISDYALEGLRSLESLSFYDNKLADVPKRALQQVPGLKFLDLNKNPLQRVKQSDFTNMLHLKELGLNNMDELVSIDQFALINLPELTKLDVTNNPKLSFIHPKAFQHLPQLETLMLNNNALSALHRQTVESLPNLQEISIHGNPLRCDCVIRWVNSTRPRVRFIEPQSTLCAEPPDLQRRHIRDVPFREMTEQCLPLISARSLPARLDARVGDNVALHCRALAEPEPEIYWVTPAGVKLLPPGDHGKFKVHAEGTLEIRGVAAGEAGLYTCVAHNLLGADTRGVRLLVNRSFPLGQAELQLLVVDVQAHHVLLAWRPCLNAVSSNLTWASSAPGAALGSARIPAGTHGFNITRLRPDTEYRACLRVALLASPLRVACVSARTKEAGQGTPWARGTLVTALLLCLLLLALAVSGGWRRESLGGAVRVVYPVQPMGVVYPVQPVGVVYPVRVVYPVRVVYPVQPKGHLLAVEVQAEPLEC; encoded by the coding sequence ATGAGAggcctccagcccagctgcctcctcctcctcctcctcctgctgtgcgCGTTGGCCGCCAGCGCCATGCCCACGGTGCCCTGGCGGGTGGCGTGCCCACCGCGCTGCGTGTGCCAGATCCGGCCCTGGTACACGCCCCGCTCCGCCTACCGCGAGGCGGCCACGGTGGATTGCAACGACCTCTTCATCACCTCGGTGCCCGCCGAGCTGCCCGAGGGCACGcagaccctgctgctgcagagcaacAACATcgccaggctggagcagggcgAGCTGGGCTACCTGCGGAACCTGTCCGAGCTGGATCTGTCGCAGAACAGCTTCTCTGACGTCTGGGATTTCGGGCTCAGGAACATGCCCcagctgctcagcctgcacCTGGAGGAGAATCAGCTCTCTCATCTGCCCGACAGCAGCTTCCCGGGCTTGGGGAACCTTCAGGAGCTCTACCTGAACCACAACCGGCTCCGCAGCATCGCCCCCCGCGCCTTCGCCGGCCTGGGCAGCCTCCTGCGGCTGCACCTCAACTCCAACCTGCTGAGGACGCTGGACGGCCGCTGGTTCCAgatgctgcccagcctggagatcCTCATGGTCGGGGGGAACAAGGTGGACGCCATCCTGGACATGAATTTCCGGCCCCTGGGCAACCTGAGGAGTTTGGTGCTGGCCGGGATGCAGCTGCGGGAGATCTCGGATTACGCCCTGGAAGGGCTGAGGAGCCTGGAGAGCCTGTCCTTCTACGACAACAAGCTGGCAGATGTCCCCAAGAGGGCCCTGCAGCAGGTGCCCGGCCTGAAATTCCTGGATCTGAACAAGAACCCGCTGCAGAGGGTCAAGCAGAGCGACTTCACCAACATGCTGCACCTCAAGGAGCTGGGCCTCAACAACATGGACGAGCTGGTGTCCATCGACCAGTTCGCCCTCATCAACCTCCCCGAGCTGACCAAGCTGGACGTCACCAACAACCCCAAGCTGTCCTTCATCCACCCCAAGGCCTTCCAGCACCTTCCGCAGCTGGAGACGCTGATGCTCAACAACAACGCCCTAAGTGCCTTGCACCGGCAGACGGTGGAGTCGCTGCCCAACCTGCAGGAGATCAGCATCCACGGCAACCCGCTGCGCTGCGACTGCGTCATCCGCTGGGTCAACAGCACCCGGCCCCGCGTGCGCTTCATCGAGCCGCAGTCCACGCTGTGCGCCGAGCCCCCCGACCTGCAGCGCCGCCACATCCGCGACGTGCCCTTCCGGGAGATGACGGAGCAGTGCCTGCCGCTCATCTCCGCCCGCAGCCTCCCGGCGCGCCTGGACGCCCGCGTGGGCGACAACGTGGCCCTGCACTGCCGGGCGCTggcggagccggagccggagATTTATTGGGTGACGCCGGCCGGGGTGAAGCTGCTGCCGCCCGGGGACCACGGGAAGTTCAAGGTGCACGCGGAGGGCACGCTGGAGATCCGCGGCGTCGCGGCGGGCGAGGCCGGGCTCTACACGTGCGTGGCTCACAACCTGCTGGGCGCCGACACCCGCGGCGTCCGCCTGCTGGTCAACCGCTCCTTCCCGCTGGGCCAGgccgagctgcagctgctggtggtggaTGTCCAAGCCCACCACGTCCTGCTGGCCTGGCGGCCGTGCCTCAACGCCGTCTCCTCCAACCTCACGTGGGCCAGCTCGGCGCCGGGCGCGGCGCTGGGCTCGGCGCGGATCCCGGCGGGCACCCACGGCTTCAACATCACCCGGCTGCGGCCCGACACCGAGTACCGCGCGTGTCTGCGCGTGGCCTTGCTGGCATCGCCGCTCAGGGTGGCCTGCGTGAGCGCCAGGACTAAAGAGGCCGGGCAGGGCACGCCGTGGGCACGGGGGACGCTGGTGACGgcgctgctgctgtgcctgctgctgctggcgctggcGGTGAGCGGCGGATGGCGGCGGGAATCGCTCGGCGGCGCCGTGCGCGTGGTTTATCCCGTGCAGCCCATGGGTGTGGTTTATCCCGTGCAGCCCGTGGGTGTGGTTTATCCCGTGCGCGTGGTTTATCCCGTGCGCGTGGTTTATCCCGTGCAGCCCAAGGGACACCTCCTGGCCGTGGAGGTGCAGGCGGAGCCCCTGGAGTGCTGA